The genomic DNA AAAAAATATAGAGTCGAATCAGCTAAAATGCTAATAACTTTTACTATGACTCTTTGTGGTACCCCTTATATTTATCAAGGAGAAGAAATAGGAATGACAAATATTAGTTTTGATTCTATTGAAAAATATAGAGATCTAGAAACATTAAATTATTATAATGAAGCATTAAATAATGGTGCCGATAAAAATAAACTTATGAAAGCTATTCATTATATGAGTAGAGATAATAGTCGTACGCCTATGCAATGGGATAATACAAAAAATGCTGGTTTTTCAAATGCTGATACTACTTGGATTAATGTAAATCCAAATTATACAAAAATAAATGTAAAAGAAGCATTGAATGATGAAAATTCAATTTTAAATTATTATAAAAAAATGATAAAAATAAGAAAGTCTAATTTAACTCTTATATATGGCGAACATATTCCTTTTATGAATGATAATGAAAATATTTTTGCTTATATAAAAAAATACGAAAATCAATTATATATAGTATATTTAAATTTTTCTAAAAATAAACAATCTATAATTTTACCTGAGAATATTACTAAAGAAAATCTTACTTTAATAATTTCAAATTATAAAAATAATGATTTCTTTAATTTAAAACCTTATGAAGCAAGGGTTTATAAAGTATCTCAAAACTAGAGTATTTATCTACTCTAGTTTTTTATTTATTAAAAAAAATTAATGTATTTATTACATAATTCATTTTTTTCTCTTAAATTAAATTTTATGAATTTTTAATTTGAATTTTTAATTTGACATTACAATATAAATCTTATAGTTACATATAATATTTTATGATATAATATAGTGTAAAATTAAGAATTAAGGAGTGCTGATAATGTCTGAAAAAGATAAAATTTTAAAACTTCGAAAAGAGATTAAAAGGTATAATTATTATTATTATATAAAAAATGAACCTTTAATTTCAGATACTGAATTTGATAAATTATTAAAAGAATTAGAAGTTTTAGAAAAAAAATATCCAGAATTAAAAGATGAAAATTCACCTACAAACAAAGTGGGATCTAGCATTGAAAATAATAAATTTAAAAAAGTTGAACATAAAAAGCCTATGCTAAGTTTATCAAACACATATAATACTCAAGATATTTTAGATTTTCACAATAGAATTGTCAAATTTATTGAAAGTAATAATATCGAATATACTATTGAAATGAAATTAGATGGACTTAGTATTACCTTAATATACGAGAACGGTGAATTAATTCAAGCTCTTACAAGAGGAGATGGAATAATTGGTGAAGACGTTACAGAAAATATTTTACAAATAAAATCTATTCCTAAATATTTAAAAGAAAATATATCAGTTGAAGTAAGAGGTGAGGTTGTTTTACCAATATCTGAATTTAAAAAATTAAATGAAATCAGAATAAATAACGGCGAAGAACCATTTGCAAATCCACGTAATGCTGCAAGTGGTACTCTTCGTCAATTGGATAAAGAAATAGTAAAATCAAGAAATCTTGATGCTTATTTTTACTTTTTAGTTGATTCTGATAAATATAATATTAATTCACATTTTGAATCATTAAAAGTAATAGAAAAACTTGGATTGAAAACTACCAAAATTTATAAAAAATTTAAAATAAATGAAGTAGAAAAATATATAAAAAAATTTGATGAAATACGAAAAAACCTTGATTATGAAACTGACGGACTTGTAATTAAAGTTGATAATATTAATTTATACAATATTCTTGGAAATACTACAAAAAGTCCTAGATGGGCAATAGCATATAAATTCCCTGCAAAACAAGCTACTACAAAAATAAATAATGTCACTTTACAAGTAGGAAGAACAGGTGTTATTACTCCTGTAGCTGAACTTGAAGAAATAGAATTATCTGGAAGTCTTATTAAAAGAGCTTCTTTACATAATTTTGAAGAGATAAAAAGAAAAGATATAAAAATAGGAGATACAGTGTTTATTGAAAAAGCAGCTGAAATTATTCCTCAAGTTGTAAAAGTAATAAAAGAGTTGCGTACAGGTAATGAAAAAAATATCGAAATCCCTAAAACTTGCCCCGCCTGTGGAAGTAAGCTTATAAAAGAAAATGGTTTAGTCGCATTAAAATGTACAAATAATAATTGTAGCGCAAAGTTACAAAGAAAAATAGAATATTTTGTGTCAAGAGACGCTATGAATATTGATGGTCTTGGAGGAAAGATTATTGAAAAATTTATTGAAATAGGAAAATTAAAAAATATCGATGATATCTATACTCTTCATAATTACAAAACAGAATTAATTTCTTTAGAAAAAATGGGGGAAAAAAGTGTAGAAAACTTATTAACTTCTATTGAAAATAGTAAAAATCAAAAATATGAAAAAGTTATTTATGCTTTAGGTATTCCTTTTGTTGGAAAATTTACTGCAAATATTTTAGCAAAACATAGCAAAAATATTGATAGTTTAATAAGAATGTCAAAAGAAGAACTTCTTGAAATTGAAAATATCGGAGAAAAAATAGCTGATTCTATTGTACATTTTTTTAAAAATCCTGAAAACATTAAATTAATAGATAGATTAAAAAAATATGGTATAAATTTTACTATTTCAAGTAAAAATAATAGCAATAATATTTTTGAAGGAAAAACATTTTTAGCTACTGGTTCATTAAAAAAATATAAAAGAAGTGAAATAAGAGATATTATTGAAAATAACGGCGGAAAATATTTGTCAACTGTTAGTAAAAATTTGAATTATCTTATAGCTGGTGAAAAAGCTGGAAGTAAATTAAAAAAAGCAAAAGAAATGAATATAACTATATTATCTGAAAAAGAATTTGAAAACTTATTAAACTCAAATACTAATATCAATAAAGAAAATGATTCTATTCAAAAAAATACAGGACAAAAAACTTTATTTTAATAAGTTTTAGGATTTCACTTAAATAAATCAATTACGACTAATAAAAAGGGGTATTATATGATTAAATTTATTGATTTTTTAAATGATTTAGATTATGAAATTTTAAATCAAGGAGAAGAATTTCCTTTAAATAATATGCAATATGATTCTAGAAAAATAAAAGAAAATGATATTTTTATAGCACTTGAAGGATATACTGTAGATGGACATAATTATATTAATAAAAGTATTGAAAATGGTGCAAAACTTATTTTATGTAGTAAAAAATTAAAAAAATATAATAAAAATATCACATATATTTTAATAAAAAATCTTCGGAAAAATTTAGGATTTATTGCTAGTAGATATTATAATTTTCCAGAAAAAAAGTTAAAAATAATTGGAATTACTGGTACAAATGGAAAAACTACTATTACGTATATTTTAGAAAACATTCTAAAAAATATAGCTAGAATAGGAACTATCGAATATAAAATCGGAGATGAAATATTAGAAGCTCCAAATACAACTCCTGAATCATTAGATATAATAAAAATATGTAAAAAAGCAGTAGAAAAAAATATAAAATATCTTGTTATGGAAGTAAGCTCTCATGCATTAGAATTAAATAGAGTAAATATGTTAAACTTTGAAGTTGCTGGATTTAGTAATTTAACTCAAGATCATTTAGATTATCATAAAACAATGGAAAATTATTTTAATGCTAAAAGAAAATTATTTTTACAAACAACTAAAAATAATTTTGTATTTAATATTGATGATAAATATGGAAAAAGATTATATAATGAGTTTGGTGGCATTAGTTATGGGAAAAATGGTGATATTTCAGGAAAAATTTTAGAATACAAGTTATCTTCTATGCTTTTAAAGTTAAATATTTTAAATAAAGAGTATATTATTGAAACAAAATTACTAGGGAAATTTAATCTATATAATATTCTTTGTGCAATTGGTATTTCCTTAAAATTAAATATTCCTATTGATTTAATTATTGATTCAATAAAAAAGATGAATGTAGTTCCTGGTAGATGTGAATCTATTGACATTGGTCAAAATTTTTCTATAATATTAGATTATGCTCATACTCCTGATGGATTGATAAATATTTTAGATACTTTACATGATATGAAAAAAAATAGAATTATTACATTATTTGGAGCTGGTGGCGATAGAGATAAAACTAAAAGACC from Hypnocyclicus thermotrophus includes the following:
- the ligA gene encoding NAD-dependent DNA ligase LigA, which gives rise to MSEKDKILKLRKEIKRYNYYYYIKNEPLISDTEFDKLLKELEVLEKKYPELKDENSPTNKVGSSIENNKFKKVEHKKPMLSLSNTYNTQDILDFHNRIVKFIESNNIEYTIEMKLDGLSITLIYENGELIQALTRGDGIIGEDVTENILQIKSIPKYLKENISVEVRGEVVLPISEFKKLNEIRINNGEEPFANPRNAASGTLRQLDKEIVKSRNLDAYFYFLVDSDKYNINSHFESLKVIEKLGLKTTKIYKKFKINEVEKYIKKFDEIRKNLDYETDGLVIKVDNINLYNILGNTTKSPRWAIAYKFPAKQATTKINNVTLQVGRTGVITPVAELEEIELSGSLIKRASLHNFEEIKRKDIKIGDTVFIEKAAEIIPQVVKVIKELRTGNEKNIEIPKTCPACGSKLIKENGLVALKCTNNNCSAKLQRKIEYFVSRDAMNIDGLGGKIIEKFIEIGKLKNIDDIYTLHNYKTELISLEKMGEKSVENLLTSIENSKNQKYEKVIYALGIPFVGKFTANILAKHSKNIDSLIRMSKEELLEIENIGEKIADSIVHFFKNPENIKLIDRLKKYGINFTISSKNNSNNIFEGKTFLATGSLKKYKRSEIRDIIENNGGKYLSTVSKNLNYLIAGEKAGSKLKKAKEMNITILSEKEFENLLNSNTNINKENDSIQKNTGQKTLF
- a CDS encoding UDP-N-acetylmuramoyl-L-alanyl-D-glutamate--2,6-diaminopimelate ligase, with the protein product MIKFIDFLNDLDYEILNQGEEFPLNNMQYDSRKIKENDIFIALEGYTVDGHNYINKSIENGAKLILCSKKLKKYNKNITYILIKNLRKNLGFIASRYYNFPEKKLKIIGITGTNGKTTITYILENILKNIARIGTIEYKIGDEILEAPNTTPESLDIIKICKKAVEKNIKYLVMEVSSHALELNRVNMLNFEVAGFSNLTQDHLDYHKTMENYFNAKRKLFLQTTKNNFVFNIDDKYGKRLYNEFGGISYGKNGDISGKILEYKLSSMLLKLNILNKEYIIETKLLGKFNLYNILCAIGISLKLNIPIDLIIDSIKKMNVVPGRCESIDIGQNFSIILDYAHTPDGLINILDTLHDMKKNRIITLFGAGGDRDKTKRPLMAKAATKYSDYIIITSDNPRTEEPDLIIDDIETGLKEINFKNYTKITDRRDAIKYAIDIAKENDIILLAGKGHETYQIIGRKKINFNEKNIVIKYLNDLKK